Within the Glycine max cultivar Williams 82 chromosome 12, Glycine_max_v4.0, whole genome shotgun sequence genome, the region TATTCTCCAATTTTAAGAGAGAGTTTAATCATTCTATATTATATTCAGAGACCAAGTTTCTTCACGTAATGAAAATTTCTCTTACTTTTCCCCATGGTTTTTCCCTTATATGCATTCctcattaaatattatatgcCAATTCATGATTTTCTTCTCAACTTTAACTTAGTTGCATGATATTATTTCTGTAACCTCAGTACCCAATATGGGACTGTTCTAGTTGTTAATTTTGTGTTCTAATAATCAAGTTAGGCTTCTCTTGGCCTTGCTTTAGGAAACCTGATACTGAGCTAGGATTGTTAGATCTCAATGTTAAAAATAAGCATTTCATTGGCTCCATTTTAGTGGAGTGCCACCTGTGATTATTACAATCCAGGTTATTCCCTTCTCTGGCTCTGCAGGTAGTATTACAATCTTTAATATTTCCACCTCTCAACTTCACAACAGATTATGAGCCAAAAATTGTAGAGGGGTGAGCTATGCAACTTCATATACCTTGGTTTCTATGTGTCTGGGAAGCATGATTTCTGTTAAGATTATATtggtaattttcaaattaagatATTATTTAACTGTTTCTTAGTTTTGGCTTTTCTAAGTGGTCATTTAGTTTAGGTTTCTTCTAGATTGTTATCACTTGAGTGATTTTGCAGGGAAATAAAATGATCATATCTGTAACTGGAGCAACAGGTTTTATTGGTAGAAGGTTGGTGCAAAGATTGCATGCAGGTTATGCCCTATGCTCTAGCTTACTTGGTAAATTTGTATAAGttttatgatatgatatgacTCTGTTTTTTGGTACATTGATATGCAGCATTTTCCTAGTGCTCTCTTGCATATCTAGATTTCAGCTTTTTTTGGCCAATCCTGGATAAATTTTACTCTAAAAGGAGCATTGTGGTTGTATTGTTCTCGTCAGTTTGACTTTGCAAAATAATACTACATATAAATTCAAAGCCCGAGTTAAACATTTGGTAAATAGTTGCATCTAATGGACTGTATTGGTTCCTTATATTGTTACCCTGTGTGATGAATCAGTAGAATCCCTGGATTTTGTTAGACTCTTGCTTGCCTAATTTTATCAATTGAATTCTTAGCTTTTGCTGGTATGTGTGAACAGTTAAGCTAACTTACTGTCTCAAATAACAATACTTGCAGACAATCACAGTGTTCATGTCTTGACACGATCTAAATCTAAagcagaaacaatttttccaggTAAGAAGGTAATAAATTAATGCTATAAATGTGCACTAACActcacacttcacaaaataataCCTACTAATATTCATTTGCAACTGCAAACCTTTTCAAGAGATCAAAGTGACACATCAACTTCACTTACATCTGAGTACCTTCAATTTATAAGTactatatattttgttgatttcaattcatacataattCGGATTCCTCCAGTATTgaatttctagttttttttactcgtCATggtagaaaaattaataattttctgcACAACTTGACTCTGTCAGACAACTTTGGATTAGTTGGTTAATTTTGTCCTGGTATCTACAGCAAAAGACTTTCCAGGAATCAAGATAGCAGAAGAGCCAGAATGGAAAGATAGCGTTCAGGGCTCAACAGGGGTTGTGAATTTGGCTGGACTGCCCATAAGTACCCGGTGGTCTCCTGAGGTTATTGCCATGTCCTTATCACTTCCACTACTAAAATGATGTAGACTTCAACTTACACCTAGTTGGCGGTTATTAAAATTTACACACtacttttttatatcataaaatctgaaattataaataatatgttaATGTATATTTGGCAACTTTTGCTATCTAGGACGGACACTGGTGTAAGGTTTAAACTGCTGAACATTATTTCTTAGAGCCGGTAACAGACTACACATACACATACAGTGTCTTCTTGTTTTTCTATCCCTTCTTCCTCCAACCTTCATTTGGATGCTGGTAAAATTAGCACATGCATATCCCCTAATTTGTTAACATGCATTTTAATGCTGCAGATAAAGAAGGAAATCAAGCAAAGCAGGATTCGAGTGACCTCAAAGGTAAGCATACATTTCCCattgatgaaaaattaaaataaatatattcttcttttatttactcttggtaaaaaaaatatgtgcatCAATGTAAGTCACAGTTATTTATATAATCGGTTGCTTATTCTTCTTGACCTATTTATTTCGTAGCAAAGGTTGCAGAATTGATAAACAGTGCACCAGATGATATTCGACCTAAAGTTTTTGTTAGTGCAACAGCTGTTGGTTATTATGGTATGTTTGTATGTCAAAACTGGTTCAATGCTAATTGATCATTGATCATTTTCTTGCAtggtaattaatattataattggtTGTTTAATGCATTGGTTAgcaaatgtaattatttttggaGCATGTTTTATAATCACTTCTTGTTTAATAAATATGCATTATTTTGCATACGAAGtaagtattttcattttccttccaCTTTAATATGTTCAGGCACCAGTGAGACACAAGTCTTTGATGAACAAAGTCCATCAGGAAAGGATTACTTGGCTGAGgtaagga harbors:
- the LOC100814881 gene encoding epimerase family protein SDR39U1 homolog, chloroplastic isoform X2, producing the protein MCLGSMISVKIILGNKMIISVTGATGFIGRRLVQRLHADNHSVHVLTRSKSKAETIFPAKDFPGIKIAEEPEWKDSVQGSTGVVNLAGLPISTRWSPEIKKEIKQSRIRVTSKVAELINSAPDDIRPKVFVSATAVGYYGTSETQVFDEQSPSGKDYLAEVCREWESTALKVNGDVRVALIRIGVVLGKDGGALVKMIPIFNLFAGGPLGSGKQWFSWIHLEDIVNLIYEALSNPSYKGVINGTAPNPVRLAELCDQLGNVLGRPSWLPVPDFALKAVLGEGATVVLEGQRVLPIQAKKLGFPFKYPYVKDALQAILS